The following DNA comes from Pirellulales bacterium.
CGTCCGCAGCGCCAGAGCGCGATGCCCGCGTCGGCCCAGAGTGTGTTGTCGTGCCAGATACGGTCGCGATTCTTGCGGAGCAATTTGCGCACCAGCCCTGCTTGACGCTGCTGTCCGGCCGTCTCGAGTAGCGTAGCGAATGTTGCCCGCCACGCCGCCTCGTTCCCTGCGAGATCCTTGAGCCTGCGCTGGCACGCGCCCCAGCGAGCTTGTGACGCGGCGTCTTCGATCCAGGTCGAGAGTAGCGTGGGGTGGGGCGCGGCCTGCTTGAGCGACCATTCGACCGTCTGACGAAATAGCCGTCCCCAGCCACGCTGCTCGAATTCCGTCCGGGCCCGCGCCAACCAGGCGCGATCGTCGGATGGCGACTGGCAGAGGTAGGCAAGCCGCCGCCGGGCTTCTTCCTCGTCGCGTTTTTCCAGGGCGATTCTCACGTGGCCAAGCAGGTGCTGAGCCGGTTCGGGGGAATAAGGGCGCGTCCGCTCGAGAAGCGCCTCGGCGTCTTCGTACCGGTGCATCGCCAGGTAGAGATCGAACAGCGTCTGCGCGGCGAATTGATATTCGGGGGAGATCTGGAGAGCACGCGATAGGCTGGCGATAGCATCGATCCGCTCTCCGTATTGAAGCTGCGCATCGCCCAGGTATCCCCAGCCCAGGGCCAGATCGGGCGCGATTTGCGTCAGTCGAATGGCCGCCGCGCGGTAATCTGGCAGATTCTTTTCGAGTCGGTGCCAGTCGAGAATCTGCAGCCAGCCCCATTGATAGTTGGGATCGTCGGCGAGCACGTCGGTCATCTCGTCGATCGCCCGGTGCAGGTCGCCAGCGGAAGCGAGAATCCAGGCCCGGCGACCGCGCAACGAGAGGGGCAAGCGGCCGTGCATCGTGGATGGCGTACAGGCTTGTTCGGCCTCTTCGAAGCGGCCTTCGATCGTCAGCAACTCGGCCTGGAGATCGTAGGCGTCCCAGTTCCAAGGATCGCAGGCGATGGCACTCTCGATGGCAGCCAGACGCTCGGCCGAGGTTGCGGGCCCACCGCCGCGCAATAGCGAAGCGAGCGTAAGCCAGGTGCGAGAGTTGCCCGGCCGTTCCTGGGTCAAAGTGCGCGCCAGATCGATCGCACGCTGTGGTTGGCCGGCGGCCATTCCCCATTGCTGCAGGTTTTCCCACGCCCAGTGGTAATCGGGATTGATGCGGATCGTGTGTTCGAGCGTGTCGAGGACCGCGCCGCGCTCGCCGCGCAACCAGTCGAGATAGGCGAGCAGCGCATGATTCTCGGCGCAGAGTGCGTCTCGCTGCAGGATCCGCTCCATCACTTGCCGCGCGGTTTCGACATCGCCAGCGTCGACGTGGGCCATGGCCAGTTGTCGCGCCGCATTGCTTTCGCTGGGCTTGATTTCGAGGGCGCGATGTAGTGCGGCCACCCGGGCGGCTTGATCGCCTCGCGCGTGATGCACGGTAGCCAGCTCGCTCCAGACATCGGGCGTCAGCGGGAATTGCTCGCAGGCACGCTGGGCGAGGTCGAGCGCCTGATCGAGTTGCCGCAATGCCAGGTGCTGCTGTACGACGGCAATCCAGGCATGCCACAAATCGGGTCGTGCTTCGAGCGCTCGCTGAAGCAGCCCCAACAGCTCCTCGGGCGAGTAGGTCCCCTGGGCGACGTTGCGAAACGTGAGCAGGGCATCGCCAAAGCCGACTTGCCGTTCGAGTTCGGCTTGCACGAAACGCAGCTCTTCAAGGCGAGACTCCTGGGTGTCGCACGCGCGTACGAGTTCGTGAATGGCGAACGTGTTTTCGATCGAAAGCTGAATGGCACGGCGGTAGTGCTGGCGGGCCTCAGCGGTTCCTTGCATGCGCAGCGCCAGAAAGCCCCGCATGTTCGCGGCGAACGGTGAGTTCGGTTCTAGCTCATCGGCCAGGTCGAGTTCGACGAGCGCCTCGTCGAAGCGATTCTCGGACGAGAGCCAGGCGACCATCTCGCGGTGCGACCAGGCATCTTGAGGATCGATCTCGATGAGCTGTCGGAGGACTCTTTCGCGCGGCTCGTGGGGAGAATCCTTGAGCCAAATGAACTGGAGCTGACGCAAGCCGTAGTGATGGGGAAACTGGTCGGCTCGCTCGGCCAGATACGCAAGTGCCGCGCGTCGGCCTTCGAGCAGCTCGAGCAGCAGCGCGACCTGATTCTGCGCGTCGACGGCCAGCGGGTCGCTGGCGACCACATCGCGCCAATGTGCCAATGCCTGGTGCAAGTCTCCCTGGCCGTGGGCGATCTGGGCCGCGGCGCGCAGCCAATCGATCCGTCGCGTCTGACCCACGGCCGACTGAAGCAGTTCTGCCCCCCGCGCGCTTTGCCCGACACGAGCCAGTGTTGTGGCGGCATAGAGCTTCAAATTGCCGTCGTGTGGGCGCAGCGTCAGCGCTTCGTCGAAGGTGGCCAGTGCCTCGGGAACGCGGTGGACATCGAGCAACGCGCCCACCAGCGTGTGGGCTGGCAGGCTGGAGGCGGTTCCCAGTTGCCTGACGCGCGAGCGTAAAAAGGCCAGTCCCTCGTCTGTCCGGCCCAGGTGGCGGCAAGCCTGGAAATAATGGTGCGCCATGCGTTCATCGCGCAGGTTGAGGCAGGCGGCGACGCGATACAGCGGGAGGGCCTCATCGAACTTGCGTTCCTCCCAATGCCGCACCGCCAAGAGCAGAAATCCCTGCGGATCGGCCGGCCGCGCACGAATGATCCGGCGCAGCGTCCGGCGGATGAACTCGCGCTGTCGCGCGTCGATCTGCAGTTCCTCGACCAGCATTTGCCGGAAGACGGGTTCTCCGCGCACGCGGTCGCCAAGCGCGCATAAACGCGCGACGCGCTCTTCGCGTCGCGCCAATAGACGCAAGGAGTTCAATTTCGCAAGCTCGCTCATCGCGTCGTCGGGAAACATCTCGAGCAAGGCATCGGCACAGGACATCTGCGCGGTCGCATCGCCATCGTAGTAGGCCAACAGCCGGCGTGCCGTGAGCGTCAATAAGTGCTGCGGCGCGGCGGCCACCATGGCTTCATAAACCGCCTGTGCCTCGTTTCGATCGTGGCGTTCCGTGGCGGTCTGTAGCACGCTGAGCTGATCGTAAAGCTCCGCGTCGGGCAGCAGCAGCCCGGAGAGTAGATCGATCCGATCCTCGGGCACCATTACCATGCCGCGCGGTCCGGTCGACCGATAATACTGGAGTCCCTCGTCTCCCAGCAGCTCGGTGAAGTGCCGGAACGACGGATCGCGAATCAGCAGCGTGCGGCGCCGGCTGTCATAGCCGATAATCGCCTGCAGGTGCCCACGCGCGGGTTCGATGGTTGTCAACGAAAACGGAATTCCCCGGTCGATCAGCGCGACCGCGGCATCCCAGGTGACAGTGAATTCGCGGGCGTGAAAACCATTCTTTCGGCACCATTCGCGCTCGCGATGCGGGGGCGTGCCGTCGTAGCAGATCTCTTCGGCGATTTCCAAGTGGCTGGCCGGACGCGACCAGAATTCGCACAGTGCCGCCAGGGTTGCCGGTGCGCAGGTGACGTGATGCTGCTGCACGAAGCCGACCGGCAGCGACACACGGCGTTTGCCCTCTTGCGGCTGCTCGAGTTGGTCGGCGACATAGCGATGAAACGGCCATTGCGCTTGCCGGGCGTACCGCGCGGCACGTGCGATGTCGCCGAGCGCGCAGGCAATGTCGCTGCGCCGGCAAGTGAGGCTTTGGTACAAGCTCGACTCGAGTATCGGATGCTCGTCGAAGAGCCGCTCGAGATGGAGCGAGGCCGAATCGTAATCGTCCAACTCGGTCAGCAGGTCGATCAACTGCAACGAGAGCTGCACGCTTTCGAGCCGCGGAATCTTGTCCTCCAGCAGCGCGCGCGCCTCGAAATCGCGTCCGCTGGCCTGCAACAGCTCGGCGGCGTAGGAGATTGCCGGACGGTAAAAGGGGTGTCGCTCGACGAGCGCTTCGATGCTGACCAGCGCCTCGGGCAGACGGTCTTCGCAGCGCAAGATCCAGGCATAGTCGACGCCGATCCAAGGTTCCTCGCTGGCCAGCTCCTTGGCCTGCGCGTAGAACGCATGGGCGGCCTCGAAATCTCGTCGGTCGGCGGCCAGCGCCGCCTCGCAGGCGTGCCAGAAGGCCAGCGTGCGCGGGGCGGCCCCCTCACGATCAAACGGTCGAAGCGTGAACTGCCACGCGGTGAACGTGCCGCGCCGTTCGCGCAGCGTGTGCGTGTAGAAGAGTCTTGCTTCAACGTTGTTCGGATCAGCCCGCCACGCGGTGAAGTGAAGCCAGGCTCCCAGCCGCATGGCACCCAGGTTATGTGCCACACGCCCAGCGAGAATACGACCTGCCGTGCCCGGCCACTCGTTGAGCGGACCGAGAGCCAGACCACATCGCCAAGCCTGCACGTACAATCCGCGATCGTAGAGTGCTTGCGCCTCGTCCAGCGGCGATTGCCATGTGTGATTCAAGTGCCACCCCACGCCGGCCGATCGCGCCGGCGTACACCACGTGGGCAAAGTGAGGTCTCGTCCGGCCGTGGTCGCCGTGTGACCGTGTCGCGGTAGGTTAATAGCGCCTACCGGCGGTGTCGAGAGTTTGTCCCACTCAGGCCTCTGCCCATCCCCCAAATCTTGGGCAGGCCAAGGGCACGAGGGACTCTCCCCTTTTCGAAGGCGAGCGCGGTGTCTGGCTGTCGAAACGCGTCCGTCCGAACGGCAGGCCTTTCCACGTTACCAATGAACGTTCAGACGCATGCCATAGATGCTGCTGGCGCTCGAACCGGTGTTCGGTTCGTCGGGCGCTTGGTAGGTGTAGTTGAAGAGCAGACGCATGCGATCGGTGAGATACCAGTTCACCCCAAAGGTGGCGGTCGGCAGACCGATGCCCAGGAGTTGCCCGTTCGGGCCGCGAGGTGTGTCGGGGTCGAAGAAGTCGAGGTAACCAAAGCGCGCGGCCAACTCCCACGCGCCCCCGCCGCGCGACTTTTCTCGCGACGCTGGTCCTCGTAGCACGGGACGCGCGACGCGGATCGCACCGGGCACGGCATTCGCGCCGTCGTAGTCGCGATGCTCCCCCGTGACAAACCAGCCGCATGCCACGTAGCTGCCGTGGAAAAAAACGTCGGCGGCGCCGGTTTGAGCGATGAGGCTGCCGTACCACTCGCTCTGAATCCAATAGGGGCCCTCGGCCCACAGGGCCTGCACGTTCATCAGTTGTTGAAACGAAGCGGGAATCTCGATCACGGGCACGAAGGGGGGCGACGAGGAATCGCCTAGCTCGAGCAGCGGATTGCGAGGCTGCTGATTGATGACGATGACCCCCTGCTCGGGAAGACGCTCCGAGAGTGAGACGCCGACGAGCAAGTAGCGTGCGCAGGCATCGTCGCGGAAGAACGCGCCCGTCAGTCGACCGGTGAAACCCACGGTGCTGCCGTCGCCCCCTTCGAAGTCACCGGCATCGGTGCCGGCATGAAACGCGCCGAGTGCGAGCGTGGCCGACTCGCCCACGTCGGTGCGAAATAGTCCCAGGCCCCAATTGCGCGCCGGGTCGAGCAAGTTGATGGGCGAGCGCTCCATGAAGGCAAAAAAGTTCGCGCTCGTGGCGCCTTCGAGACTGAAGGGTTCGCGAAAGTGTCCGACGCGTCCTTCGCCGAATGCTTGCCTCTCGCCGAACCCTGCGAAGATGTCGCGCGGCACGACTACGCCCGGGGCCAGATCGATCTCGGCAATGTATCGCCCGGAAGTCCCCCAGGCTCCCTCCGCGCCGATCCGCGCACGCCGCAGACCTACGGTGTCGCCCAAATCGCCGAAGGTGGCCTCGTTCGCGGCGCTCTGGCTGGTCCACAGGAAATCGGTGTCGACGCGTCCCCGCAAACGGACCGTGCCGTAAGGATCAACGTGCCAGATGCGCGGAAAATCTTGCAGCCCGTCGAGGAAGCTCGGCGACGTTTGGTAGATCTCCTGTTCGCCGACATATTCTGTCGCTTGGATCGCGAGATCATCGGCGCGCGCAAGAACCTGCCCGGCCGGTGCGAACAAAAGCAAGAAGACCACCGTGAACCAACCTTTCCACCAGGTTCCACGGCGATGAGAAAACATGGTCGCTTTCCGCACGAAGCGTGTAAACGTCTGACGGCAGAGAGAGAGGACCGGCCGGGACCGCACGTCGCGGAGCAGAGGGAGTCTGTTGGCTCTCTTCGGCGCATTCCGGGCACGGCTTCATACACGCTTGGCGAACTCTCTCGCTTGCGGAACTTGTAGCGGTGGGGCAGGGTGTAGAGTGGTCAGTGGGGCAGGCGGGCTGACTCCCGTGTGGGAGAATCAGCCCGCCTCGTGTCACCGGCTGCCGTGCTACTTCTTGCGCACCAGTTTCATGCCACCGCACATTTCTTCGGTGGGCTTGCCATTCTGCCAGCCGATGCCTTCGACCTCGAAGTGATCGTTGTCGACGAACTTGAGCACCGCCGCATGCATGTGCATATCTTTCTGCGGATCGAGATTCGTGCCCCCCACGAACTCGAAATTGAGCGTGTCGCTCGGCGTCTTGGCGCGGGCTTTCATCTGCGGCTGATTTCCCAGCACGCAGTAGTGCGTCATGACAATGTCCGAGCCGTCGACCGTGTAGACCGAGATCATCTCCTGGTCCTGGCCCGGAAATAGCGTTTCGTGAAGGGCGCTGCCGCCGGCGGTGAGACGAATCACCGAAACGACCTGGTCGGTGGGGTGGCCCTCTTCATCGGCGACGACCCAGGTGCCGACCAACGTCTTCAGCTTCTCGAAGCCCGCGTTCGTGGCCGCGGCGGGGGCGGGATGCTGATGGTCGTCGGCAAGGGCAGGCAGAGCGAAGCTGGCTCCCAACAGACCCAAGAGCAATGTGGCGATCTTCATGGCGAGACTCCTTGCGAGAGATTCAGGACCTGTACCTCGGTGGGCATGAATTGGTCGAACGATCTCCCGCCCAATCGACAACCATTCGAGCAATTTCAGAAAAACAGACTCGGCCACGCTGGTCGTGAGCCAAAAGTCATTGTCCTGTATGGGGATGCGTTCTGCGGGCGGTCTCCTCGCCGTGTGTTTCTCGAAATAAATAGTAGGCTTGATGGATCTGCACTGGCCGGAGTGGCGCATGGTGATCGAGAACGCTCGTCGCTTGCGGACGCCATTTGGCGGTAACTAGCATCGAGCTTGCAAGACGCGGGCATCCCGGGCTCCCCCTCTCACCTAATCTCTCGACGACAAAGATATGCGGAACTGGCTGAATGCCTTGTGGCGGCGGTCGCGCGACCAGGAGGGGGTCCAGGCGCACATGACGTTTGGCCAGACCTCGCTGGGACGGACCATTTCGCGCACGCGCCTGCTGCTGAAAAAGCAACTCTGGGTCTGGCCCATCATCGCGGTCGTCGTGCTGGCGACGCTGGGTTATGCGATCAACCTCTCGATTCATGACACGATGGAGCAGACGCTCCGTTCGCAATTACAGACGTTGCTCACGGTCGAGCGCTCGATGCTCGAGAAGTGGTTGAAGGTCCAGGAATCGAGCGCGGTCTCGATGGCGAACAGCCCAGCCGTCCGGCAGACCATCGCACAGCTCCTGGCAGCGCAGCCCGATTCGCTCGCCGCCGCGGGGATCGATCCCGCGCAGCGTAGTGACGCCAGTCTGTCCGAGTTGTATGCCCGCTTGTCGAAAGAACTCGAAGCGGGCATGTCCTCGCACGACTTCACCGGT
Coding sequences within:
- a CDS encoding tetratricopeptide repeat protein, whose product is MNHTWQSPLDEAQALYDRGLYVQAWRCGLALGPLNEWPGTAGRILAGRVAHNLGAMRLGAWLHFTAWRADPNNVEARLFYTHTLRERRGTFTAWQFTLRPFDREGAAPRTLAFWHACEAALAADRRDFEAAHAFYAQAKELASEEPWIGVDYAWILRCEDRLPEALVSIEALVERHPFYRPAISYAAELLQASGRDFEARALLEDKIPRLESVQLSLQLIDLLTELDDYDSASLHLERLFDEHPILESSLYQSLTCRRSDIACALGDIARAARYARQAQWPFHRYVADQLEQPQEGKRRVSLPVGFVQQHHVTCAPATLAALCEFWSRPASHLEIAEEICYDGTPPHREREWCRKNGFHAREFTVTWDAAVALIDRGIPFSLTTIEPARGHLQAIIGYDSRRRTLLIRDPSFRHFTELLGDEGLQYYRSTGPRGMVMVPEDRIDLLSGLLLPDAELYDQLSVLQTATERHDRNEAQAVYEAMVAAAPQHLLTLTARRLLAYYDGDATAQMSCADALLEMFPDDAMSELAKLNSLRLLARREERVARLCALGDRVRGEPVFRQMLVEELQIDARQREFIRRTLRRIIRARPADPQGFLLLAVRHWEERKFDEALPLYRVAACLNLRDERMAHHYFQACRHLGRTDEGLAFLRSRVRQLGTASSLPAHTLVGALLDVHRVPEALATFDEALTLRPHDGNLKLYAATTLARVGQSARGAELLQSAVGQTRRIDWLRAAAQIAHGQGDLHQALAHWRDVVASDPLAVDAQNQVALLLELLEGRRAALAYLAERADQFPHHYGLRQLQFIWLKDSPHEPRERVLRQLIEIDPQDAWSHREMVAWLSSENRFDEALVELDLADELEPNSPFAANMRGFLALRMQGTAEARQHYRRAIQLSIENTFAIHELVRACDTQESRLEELRFVQAELERQVGFGDALLTFRNVAQGTYSPEELLGLLQRALEARPDLWHAWIAVVQQHLALRQLDQALDLAQRACEQFPLTPDVWSELATVHHARGDQAARVAALHRALEIKPSESNAARQLAMAHVDAGDVETARQVMERILQRDALCAENHALLAYLDWLRGERGAVLDTLEHTIRINPDYHWAWENLQQWGMAAGQPQRAIDLARTLTQERPGNSRTWLTLASLLRGGGPATSAERLAAIESAIACDPWNWDAYDLQAELLTIEGRFEEAEQACTPSTMHGRLPLSLRGRRAWILASAGDLHRAIDEMTDVLADDPNYQWGWLQILDWHRLEKNLPDYRAAAIRLTQIAPDLALGWGYLGDAQLQYGERIDAIASLSRALQISPEYQFAAQTLFDLYLAMHRYEDAEALLERTRPYSPEPAQHLLGHVRIALEKRDEEEARRRLAYLCQSPSDDRAWLARARTEFEQRGWGRLFRQTVEWSLKQAAPHPTLLSTWIEDAASQARWGACQRRLKDLAGNEAAWRATFATLLETAGQQRQAGLVRKLLRKNRDRIWHDNTLWADAGIALWRCGRFHDLNKWYTNWRGRKDLQPWMLQALAYSLRYTSTRASGAEINTLALELPPDHSTPIHRLWLATDALLVGDWQRARSLRIGIHAEGLGEFAQLMLRVVDAAIGVESGTSASPYGLSFAQAQALLRASLGDHGASLASDHVFRDFYRRYRRRAAYRLGGPLDWLITFISPLCYRPMTW